The genomic interval TCAGAAGATAAAGGACATTGTAGAGACCGAAGACGAACGGCAGCGGCGAGAGAAGGACGAGGAGCGCGAGCGGCACCGCGGAGAAGACGAGCGCCCTCCGGTCTCCAAGAACGATCGCGAGGCTTCGGCGCCGGCCCTCTCGGTCTCCGGGGGCGTCCGCGATGTCCTTCACGATCTCGCGCCCGAAGTGGAGGAAGAACGCGAAGAGCGCCGGGACGATCCCCGCCGAGAGAGAGCCCCCGAGGTGCGCGCCGAGAAGAAGCGCGGACGAGGCGACCGCGCTCACGAGGAGGTTCCCGGGTAGGCCGGTCCGTTTGATGCCCGCTTCGTATGCGGCGAGTAGAACGGCCCAGACCGCGAGAACCGCGGCGGTCGTCCCTCCGGAGAGAGCTCCTGCGGCGAAGGCACCGGTGAGAAGAAGCGCTCCGAGCGCGGCCGCTCGGCGGGGCGAGATCGCCCCCGAGGGGATCGGACGCCCCGGGCGGTTCACCTGGTCCACCCGGCGGTCCGCGCAATCGTTCCATACATAAAACGCCGCGACGAGAAGGACCGCTCCGGCCGTTCCGAAGAGAAGCGAGGGGCGATCGCCGGCGGCGCCCGCGAGAAGATACGCAAGAAGGATCGCGCCAGCGAGGATGAGGAGGTTCACGAGGCGCACGAGACGAAGGAGAGCGCTCATCGCTTCCTCCCCGGGGCAAGCGCCTCGAGCAGCGCGCCGACCTCCCGTTCGAGAGCGGCGAAGCGCTCCCGGTCCGACCGGGCGCTCTCGATCGCCCGAACGAGGGCGCTCCCCACGACCACCGCGTCCGCGTGGGGCGCGAGCGCGCGGGCGTGCTCGGGGCGGGAGACGCCGAAGCCGACGGCGAGCGGCTTCTTCGTCCGCGCGCGCACCTCGGCGAGTCGCCGCGCGAGGCCATTCTCGAGCGAGCGCCGAGCCCCGGTGACTCCCGTCCGGCTAACGTAGTAGAGGAACGCGGTGCATGCCCTCGCGATGCGCGCGATCCGTTCAAGAGGGCTCGTCGGGGCCGCGAGAAAGACGGTCCCGATCCCGCGGTCCCGAAGAACCGCGCGCCACGCCGCCGACTCCTCCAGGGGAAGATCGGTGGCGATCACCGCGTCCACCCCGGCCTCCGATGCTTCATCAGCGAACCGTTCGACTCCAAAGCGAAGGATCGGGTTGACATAGGACATGAGGACGATCGGCGCGGCGATCTCCCCGCGAAGGCGCGCGACGAGACCGATCGTCTTCTCGAGCGTCGCTCCGGCCGCGAGCGCGCGCTCCGACGCCCGCTGGATCGTCGGCCCGTCCGCCAGGGGATCCGAGAAGGGAACGCCGATCTCGATCGCCGCCGTGCCGGGTCGATCGAGGAGCCGGATCGCTTTCTCTGTGAAGCCCGGGCTCGGGTCCCCGCACGTGAGGAAAGGGATGAGACCGGTCCGGCGTTCGGCGCCGAGCTCCTCGAAGCGGCGGGCGAGCCGGTCGGATCGCGGGAGAACGCGGCGCGTCGCGCCCGGCATCATCGCCCCACCTGCTGGAGCCGGTCCGCGGTCCGGTACGCCTCGCGCGCCTGATCCTTCACGCCCTTCTTGTCGTAGGCGATCCCGAGGGCGTAGTGGAAACGCGCGTCGTGCGGCTGGATCGCGATCGCCTTCTCGAGAGCGACGATCGCCTCGTCGACGTTCTCCGTTTTGTTCTCCGCGACGCCGAGATAGTAGTAGGCCTTCGCGTTGTCCGGGTCGAGGGCGATCACTCGTTGCATCTGCCGGCGCGCCTTGTCGTAGATTCCTCTTCGAATGTACGCGCGCCCGAGAAGATAGTGAGCCCGGATGTTCTCCGGGTCCGCCTCGATCGCGATCCGAAACTCTCGGATCGCGTCCTCGAACGCTCCTTGGTCGTGATAGATCATCCCGAGGTTGAAATGCGCTTCGACGTTCTTCGGGTCGAGCGCGAGCGCCTGGTGGAACTCGGCGACCGCTTCGTTCCTCATCCCCTTCTCCGCGTACACGGCGCCGAGGTTGATGTGCCAGAGCGCCTTCTCGGGTTCCAATCGGACCGCGCGGCGGAAGTGAGTGAGAGCATCGTCGACGCGCCCGCTTCGATCGTAGAGGAGGCCGAGATCCGAGTGTGCGCGCGCCATGCGCGGATCGAGATCGAGCGCCCGCTCGAACGAGAGAACCGCCTCGTCGATTCGTCCCTCCGAACGTAGAACCAAGCCGAGCGCGTAGTGCCCGAGCACCGCCGCCGGGTTCTTCGAGAGAATGCGAAGCGCGATCCTCTCCCCCTCGGCGGGACGTTCGAGAGCGAGCAGCGTCTTGACGAGGTGGAGCTGCATCTCGAGGTCGCCCGGGAATAGCCGGACGCCTTCCTCGAGACGATCGAACGACTCATCGAGCCGCCCGATCTTTCGGAGGATCCTCCCGAGTCGCCGGATGTGGGA from Candidatus Eisenbacteria bacterium carries:
- a CDS encoding tryptophan synthase subunit alpha; protein product: MMPGATRRVLPRSDRLARRFEELGAERRTGLIPFLTCGDPSPGFTEKAIRLLDRPGTAAIEIGVPFSDPLADGPTIQRASERALAAGATLEKTIGLVARLRGEIAAPIVLMSYVNPILRFGVERFADEASEAGVDAVIATDLPLEESAAWRAVLRDRGIGTVFLAAPTSPLERIARIARACTAFLYYVSRTGVTGARRSLENGLARRLAEVRARTKKPLAVGFGVSRPEHARALAPHADAVVVGSALVRAIESARSDRERFAALEREVGALLEALAPGRKR
- a CDS encoding UbiA family prenyltransferase gives rise to the protein MSALLRLVRLVNLLILAGAILLAYLLAGAAGDRPSLLFGTAGAVLLVAAFYVWNDCADRRVDQVNRPGRPIPSGAISPRRAAALGALLLTGAFAAGALSGGTTAAVLAVWAVLLAAYEAGIKRTGLPGNLLVSAVASSALLLGAHLGGSLSAGIVPALFAFFLHFGREIVKDIADAPGDREGRRRSLAIVLGDRRALVFSAVPLALLVLLSPLPFVFGLYNVLYLLIILVGVDLLLAVAFARCLRRPDRSNLGFLSRVLKGQMVVGMTAMLAGRFL
- a CDS encoding tetratricopeptide repeat protein, coding for MSIRLWRRGPQDRGGSAVLKKLQQNPENKDLLREAADFCEAEGTLEETAVHLEKLRSLEPGDASHIRRLGRILRKIGRLDESFDRLEEGVRLFPGDLEMQLHLVKTLLALERPAEGERIALRILSKNPAAVLGHYALGLVLRSEGRIDEAVLSFERALDLDPRMARAHSDLGLLYDRSGRVDDALTHFRRAVRLEPEKALWHINLGAVYAEKGMRNEAVAEFHQALALDPKNVEAHFNLGMIYHDQGAFEDAIREFRIAIEADPENIRAHYLLGRAYIRRGIYDKARRQMQRVIALDPDNAKAYYYLGVAENKTENVDEAIVALEKAIAIQPHDARFHYALGIAYDKKGVKDQAREAYRTADRLQQVGR